The DNA sequence CTGGGGTCACAGCCGGGAAGCAAAGGAGTACCAGCGTGGGCCCTGATAGGTGGCACAGGGTTCAGGGGCCACCTCACCATCCAGCTTCTCCCCCAGGAGCCCCTGCTACATGTGGCCCTGCTCAAGCAGGAGCCAGGAGCGGACTTCTCGCTGGTGGCGCCCTGCCTCCCGCTGGGCCAGCTCTATGCACAGGGAGAGCGCTTCCGTGTGCCCGATTGCCCCGCTGTGTTCCGGGTGGGGGTACACGTGCAAAGTACCTCCTTTGGCACCTTCGAGCAATGGGTGGTCTTCGACTTTGGCCGCCGGCCAGCCTTGTTGCGGAAGCTTGAGCTGCAGCTGGGCCAGGCGCCCTGCCTGGGGCTCAGTGGGCGGGCAGCACCCAGCCACACCGAGGAGCTGGAGCTCTGGAACACCGGCAACCGCCATGTGGTGCCTGATGTGGAGCTGACACCTGAGCAGGCAGCCCTGATGGCCAAGTACAAGGTGCCCACCCTGGCCCTAGAGTTCAGGCGTGGTGGCCTGGCACCCTGTCCCATCTCCCGTACCAACTACCGGCAGAGGATGCACCAGTTTCTCTATGAGGAGGAGGCTGTCCAGCAACAGCTGGTGGCCAGGTGAGGGGCCAGTGAgtgggcaggggctgcagagCTGTGGCCCTGCTCAGCTGACCCGTGTACTCTCCAACAGACTGAACCTCCGGGGCCCGGTATCCCTGAAGACAGCAGTCCAGACGCCAGCCCTGGGCATGCTCTTCCCGCTGCCGGGAGGCCTCTACGCTGAGGTCTGCATCCCCTCCTCCATGACACCAGACACGGACCAGGGCTTTCTGCTGAGCCGGGCGGTCAGCACAGCCCTCGTGGCCCCTGTGCCCGCACCTGACAACACGGTGTTCGAGGTGCGGCTGGAGACACGGGCCAGCTCAGAGGAGAAGttctggctgcagctgcctgcTCACTGCTGCTCAGCCCTGGGGCTGCAGTCCGAGACCAGCCCAGTCCTGGAGGTGCAGTTCCAGATCAACCCGCTGACCTTCCGCTTCTGGCACCAGGCAGTAGATGCACTGCCCGAGGAGCGCCTGGTGGTGCCCGACCTGCAGGCCTGTGCCCTGCCCCGCCCTCAGCCCACCCTGCCCACACTGCACGGCAACCCCAAGCAGAAGCTGGCCGTGGCCTTCATCATGGGCAGCAGCCCTGGGGGCGCACAGCCCGTGGCCCCACTGCTCATCTACGGCCCCTTTGGCACAGGCAAGACCTACACGCTGGCCATGGCCTCCCTGGAGGTCATCCGGCAGCCCCACACCAAGGTGCTCATCTGTACGCACACCAACAGGTTAGCGCACCCCTGCTTCCTGGGCCGGGCACACCCCTGGGCCGGGGTcaccccaggagaggaagggcacccagcactgggctgggctggtCCCCAGGTTCGCTGGAGGCCTAGGTGGCTGGCTCCAGAGTGGCGGAGTGGGGACTGGCTGGGCTCACCGCCTCTGGCTCTGGCACGCTGATCCTCCAGATGGCTGGTCAGTCCTGGGTTGAAAGGGACAGGGGCATCTGTGCTTTAGGCCTGGTGTGGGGCGCCCTGTGGTTCAGGTTCTGCTGtttgggtgaggggctgtgggtGCCTCCACAGAGGCCCCGGACCAGGGAGACAGTCTTGGGTGGGGGTGTGGCTTAGCCTGCACGGCACTTCTGCTGGGGGTGCTCAGCTGTGGCTGTGATAACCGTGAGGTTCCCCTTTGGCGGTTTCTTGTTTATCTGCACTGCCTGCCTCTCAGGCACAGGCTCCATGTCTCTGACTAGGCGGCTGACTGCTGGCTGGTCTGGGGATCCCAGGCCAGGCGGGTCTCTGCGGAGACACCCGTGGCTCTGGCATGTCCCCAGGATGTGCTGTACCTGGGTATCTGAGGGCAGTGGGGCGAGGCCCTGGCGGCCTCTCTGACCCTCTAGTGAGCTCCTGAGAACGGGCTCCAGATCTTGATGCTTGCCTGCTGACAGCCAACTGGGAGCCAGCTCAAGCCCCCGCACCCCAtccccctgctgccctgggcaCGGCCTTGCTGTGTCCTCGTCTGCCTCACCACATGGCCCGATCCCTCGCCTCCTCCAAGGAGCCCCCCCTGACTTCCCCAGACACCCTGCCCAGGCTGGTGACCTCCCCTTGTTTCTCTGTGTCTATTCCCCCACTGACACTTAAGCCTCGTTGGGCAGGATGTGGGTCGTCTGCCTCATTTGAATTCCTGGCATCCCtgcagggctgggcacacagtaggtgctttaGCAGACAGCTGCTGGTGCCCCATGCGCCCTTTTCCCATCAGTGCAGCCGACATCTACATCGAGGAGCATTTCCATGGCTACGTCAGCAGCGGCCACCCTGAGGCTGCTCCGCTCCGAGTAATGTACACAGACCGCCCACCCAGCCAGACAGACGCCACCACGCTGCAGTACTGCTGCCTGACCGCGGACCGCCGCGCCTTCCGCCCGCCGACACGGGCCGAGCTGGAGCAGCACCGCGTCGTGGTCACCACCACCTCCCAGGCCCGCGAGCTCAGGGTGCCCGCCGGCTTCTTCTCACACATCCTGGTGGACGAGGCTGCCCAGATGCTGGAGTGCGAGGCGCTGACCCCGCTGCGCTACGCCTCGCCCAGCACCCGCGTGGTGCTGGCGGGCGACCACATGCAGGTCACGCCCCGCCTCTTCAGCGTGGCCAGGGCGCAGGCGGCCGGGCACACGCTACTGCACCGCATGTTCCAGCACTACCAGCAGCAGCCGCACGAGGCCGCCCGGCGCAGCCGCATCGTCTTCCACGAGAACTACCGCAGCACCGCGGCCATCATAGGCTTCATCTCGCGCCACTTCTATGTGGCCAAGGGCAACCCCATCCATGCCAGCGGCAAGGTGCCTCGCCACCCCCGGCACTACCCACTCATGTTCTGCCACGTGGCAGGCAAACCCGAGCGCGACATGTCAATGACGTCCTGGCTCAACACGGCAGAGATCGTCCAGGTTGTCGAGAAGGTGCAAGAGGTCTATGAAACCTGGCCCCGCTGCTGGGGCACCCGGGAGCAGAGGCATATTTGTGCCGTGTCCCACGGTGCGCAGGTGAGCCATGGATGTCTGGGACAGCCTTCTTCCCTACCCCTGCCAGGGCACCTGGTTGGAGGGTGGGGACTCCCTCTGTGCTCTGGGGACCGCGTGCCCCGACTGGCATCCCACCCTGCTCACGAGCCCTCACGGGCCCTGCTGCTCTGGCTGCATGTCTGCAGGTGAGCGCACTGAGGCAGGAGCTGAGGAAGAGGGACCTGGGCCAGGTGTCTGTGGGCAGCTTTGAGATCTTGCCAGGTGGGTCTCGGCGCTGGGGTCAGGGCGGGGCgggccacccccagcccagctgaCTGTGTCCCCTCACAGGGCGAGAGTTCCGGGTGGTGGTGCTGAGCACCGTTCACAACCACCAGAGCCTGCAGAGCCGGGGGGCGCCAGCCCTGGAGTTCTTCACTGACGCCCGCGTGCTCAACACCGTCATGACGCGTGCCCAGTCCCAGGTGGTTGCCGTGGGCGACGCTGTAGCCCTGTGCTCCTATGGGGCCTGCAGCAAACTTTGGAAGAGCTACATCCGTGAGTGCGTGGAGCACCACAGTGTGTGCCCCGAGGGCCTGTCGCTGGAGCAAATTGAGCAGGGTGTGGCCCACAGGCAGCGCTGGGCCCACTGCCAGCAGCCTGCAGCCCTTCCAGGAGAAGGATCTGTGGCCGCGGTGGCAAGGGACACTGTCCCAGAGGAGAGAGCAGCAGGGGACCCAGCCAAAGAGCATGTGGCCACAGCGAAGGTCGAACAGGGGGCGGTGGCCAAGGGGTGTGCGTTCCTGTCCAGGATCTTGGCGGCAGGGGGTGCAGCTGCACCAAAGGCAGAGGCTGGGGACACAGCATCAGCGTCTGTGGCCGCCAGGTGCCCTGCAGTGGGAGAGGCAGCCACAGTGCACGCGGAGTCGGGGGACGCAGCATCAGCAGGGACAGGGAGCACAGCCCCTGCGAACACGATGGCAGGGCTGATGGCCCCAGAGAGCAGGGGGCCTGAGGACCCCGAGGACACTGAGGACTCCAAGTCTGACTTCTGGCCTTCGGACGGGGAGCTGAACGCTGATGACTCTATCCTGCAGGAGCTCCTGGATGAGGCTCAGAAGGTGATGGTGACTGTCCGGGAGGATGGGCTGCTGGACACCATCGCCAGGCCTGCGTCCCCACTCCAGGCCCGGCAGTACGTGAACCTGCCGTGGGCCACGCTGCAGAGGCTGCTCCACACACAGCCCGAGCTGTACCACCGCTGTGCTTTCGTGCAGGAGACCTTTGAGCGGGCGACAGCCATCCCGCTGGACAACGTGGGTCCTGGTCCCATCCAGGTTAGGGGCCGCCTGCGCTGTGGGATGGCCTTCACCGGGGACGAGGTGCTGGTGAAGGTCCTTGGTGGCAACGGTGGCCCTGCAGGGCGGCTGCAGGGCTGTGTGGTGGGTGTGCTCAAGAGGAAGTGCCGCCAGCTGGCATTCGTGTGCCGCATGGATGAGTGGGATCCGCGCATCATGACGCCCCTTGACAGCTCTGTGCCCAAGATCTTCGTGGCTGAACTGAAGGACCCACTGCAGGTGCCCATCTACCGCCTGCTGCAGGGCCGCATGCAGCGCGTGGGGTATGAGCGACTCACGGCCGAGGCCCGGCACAGCCGGCTCTTCTGGGTGCGCGTGGTCCTGTGGCAGGAGCGCTTCTATTACCCACTGGGCATTGTCCTAGAGGTGCTGCCTGAGGCCACCTCCTGGGAGCAGGGCCTCCACATCCTGGACCTGGAGTTTGGCCTGAGGGAGCCCTCGCCAGACCCGGCCTTGGTCTCCAAGGCTCTGCAGAAGCAGAGCACAGAGCTCAGCAGGGCACCTGGCTGTCGGGAGGACTGCCGTGGCTTCCTGACCTTCACCGTGGACCCCCAGGGCGCCTGTAACCTTGACGATGCCCTCAGCGTCCGGGACCTGGGCCCCAGGTATGAGGTGGCTGTGCACATCGCCGACGTGGCCACCTCTGTGCCCAGGGACGGGGCACTGGATGTCAAGGCCCGCCGGCAGGGCACCGTGTTCTATGCCCCCAACCGAGAGCCAGTGCCCATGCTGCCAGCCGACCTCTGTCAGGACGTGCTCAGCCTCCTGCCAGGCCAGGACCGCTTGGCCATCTCCCTCTTCCTCACCGTTGAGAAGAGCAGCGACCAGGTCAAGAGTCTGCGCTTTGCACCCTCTGTAATCCGCTCCGACCGCCAGCTGTCCTATGAGGAGGCCGAGCAGGTGATCAAGGGACACCCGGGTGCCGGCCTTGAGCTGCCAGCCCACCTGGACTCCATGGATGCCTGCCTTGTGGCTGCATGCCACCTTTCCCGCGTGCTCCGCCGGCGCCGTCTGGAGGCCGACTGCCACTACGAGCAGCCAGATGAGGACAGTGCTCTGGGCTTCCGCACAGCCCACGTCATGGTCAAGGAGTACATGATCCAGTTCAACAGCCTGGTGGCCGAGTTCCTGGTGGGCAGCAAGTCCACCCAGACGGTCACACCCTTGCGGTGTCAGCCGGCACCCAGCAGTCACCAGCTTGAAGCCCTGTGCAGGAAGCACGGAGAGCTGGTGCCCCTGTCGCTGCACCTCCGCCACCACCTGCATGGCTGTGGCCCCGCCAACACGCAGCTCTGTCTCCTGGCCTCTGTGTGGAGGCACCTCCAGCTTGCAGCCCGTGCCCAGGACTTGGACTGGCTGGTGGACGTCATCACCACGGATGACATGCACCCCTCACTGGCTCCTGTGAGCCTCGACTTCCGTAAGGCCCTGGGCCGCTCTGCTTTCAGACGCTCCGCTGAGGGCGAGCAGCAGGCAGCTGGCCACTACTCCCTGCAGGTGGACTGGTACACGTGGGCGACCTCACCCATTCGCAGGTACCTGGACTTGGTGGTGCAGCGGCAGATGCTGCTGGCTCTGGGCCAAGGGGGCTCCATCTACTCTGCCAGGGAAATTGATGGGCTGTGCCAGGACTTCAGCCACCAGCATGCACGTGCCCAGAGCTACCAGCGCCAGGCCtgcagcctgcacctggctctaCAGCTCAAGGCCCAGCCACGCAGCAAGCTGGGCTTCACAGTGGACATGGAGGCAGGCGCCCGCTGCTTCAAGCTGCTCTTCCCAGCCAACCATGAGAGCCTGCCTGACCCCTGCCCTGTCCACTACCGCTCCCTGCAGCTGGCCGAGCACCCCCAGGACCTGGTGAGCCGGCCGGGTGTAAAGCTCACATGGCGGCGCCGCATCTACTCGTTGAGGGAAGACGGGCCATGCCCCCCACTGCCTGGCACCCTACGCAACCCCCATGTCTGGCCTATTGATGCCGCCCTGTGGCAGCAGCTGCTGGAGCTGGTGGAGGAGCAACGCTGGCCAGAGGCGGCTGCCCTGGTGCGGGAGCAGGGTGCCACAGGACCTGGGCCATGGGAGCTGGGGCGGGTGTGGCGGAGCCGTTGTGGCCACTTCGTGGAGGTGGCCCGGGAGCTGGGTGGTGGGGACACGCTGCAGGTGCAGCTGAATGCCACTGTGCGGAGGGGGTTCCTGGtgccagccctgcagctgtggaCCGTCACACCTGGCCTcagcctctgcctggaacacatGGAGCGGCCAGGCCACTGCTTCTTGGGCTGCACACCCAAGGCCGGGCGGGACCTGTGCCACAACGTGGAGGAGTACATCTGCACATGGGGGCCCTTCAGCTGCCTGGAGTCAGCCACCAGCGCAGTTGCTGAGAATGACTCCATCACGCTGCAGCATGTGAGCATGTCCTGGGCAGTGGAGCGGGCCACCTCGGGGCAGCTGCAGGGCTCCTTCTGCCTGGAGGCAGCCTTCCTCCGTGAGCACTGCATCGACATCAGTTTTGGCCACTGCTACCTCTGCATCCGGCTTGAGGGGCTGCCGGCCATGCTTGATGGAGGGGGGCCGCCTGCCGGCAGGCCCAGCAACCTCAGCCCTGCCCTGAACATTGACCCTGACACGTACACCTGGGTGGCCCATGGGCTGACAGAGGACAGGGACCCGAAGGAGGGGCGGGCGGACCAGCAGGAGGCCCCCAGGCAGGTGCACTTCCTCATTCACCACATGGCCATGGAGAAGGTTCCGGAAGAGGTGCTGAGGCCCGGCACCCTGTTCACCATTGAGGTGTTGCCCAAGCAGCTTCCTGACATGTGAGTGGCTTCCACGGGATGGGGGCCAACGACAGGCACGGGGTTGGGGGGTGAGAAGTCCCTGGGCCCCCTCTGCTGGGCGGCGGCGTGTGGCTCATGGGGCAGGGTCGTCCCCAGGACAGTCCCGTTGGTGTTCCAACGTCCACCCTCAGTGCCTTATGCCCCAGCCGTAAGGAAGAAGCCGTGCGAAGGCTGAAGTCTGCGTCCTCCCTGGTCATCAGCATCGCCTTGGGCCGGCCCATCCCCCCGCCCCGCCACCTCCCTCACCAGAGGGCCCTCCGAAGAGGTAGGTGGGGGCCCTCCTCAGCGACCCCCAGCAGGTTCCTGGAGCTACAGTCCTTTAACATCCCCGGAGGCCGCCACAAGCTGAACCCCAGCCAGAACGGAGCCGTCAGGGAGGCTCTGAAGAAGCGGTTCACAGTCATCCAGGGCCCGCCAGGTGGGGCGCGTGTCAGGGGCGCTGCGGGCTGCCAGGACGTGGAGGTGGGCCTCGGCTCACTCCGCACTCCATCCGCAGGCACTGGCAAGACAGTGGTTGGCTTCCATATTGTGTGGTGGTTTCACAAGTCAAATGAGGAGCATGTACCATCCTGCGGCCCCCCCAGCAGGGAGAAGCAGCTGGGGGGTCCCTGCATCTTATACTGTGGCCCCTCTAACAAGTCAGTGGATGTTGTGGCAGGTGCGCTGGGTAGGCTATGTGTGGGCTCTGCCTGGGGATAATGGGCCCCAGGGGACAGTCACTGATGGAATGACTGCCCCCAGGACTGCTCCTGAGCAGGAAGGCAGAGCTGAGGCCCCTTCGAGTGTACAGCGAGCAGGCCGAGGCCACCGAGTTCCCAGTGCCGGGCACGGGCAGCAGGGGCCCCCCTAAGAAGACCCCTCGGGAGGGGAGGCCGAACCAGGCCCTCAGGTGCAGCCTCTcggctgtctgtctgtctgtgctgGGTGGCGGCGAGGGGCCCGACAGCTCCGAGCTGCGTGGGGAGCAGCGCAGGGCCTCACTGAGGTCTCTCTCCCAGGAGCATCAGCCTGCACCACCGCATCCGGGGGGCCTGCAACCCCTATGCTCCAGACATCAAGGCATTTGATGCCCGGCTGCAGAAAGGGGAGATCTTCTCCAGCGAGGACCTCAGCTGGTCAGTGGCTGGGGCTGTGAGGGTCTCCTGGTGCATGGGGGGTCCTTGCCTGACCAGATAACACCCCTGCACAGGTACAGGAAAGTCCTGGGGAAGGCACGGAGATTTGAGGTGGACCGGCACCGTGTCATTTTATGCACCTGCTCGTGTGCGGCCTTGGCTAGCCTCAAGAGCCTGGACGTCCGGCAGATTCTCGTTGATGAGGCGGGCATGGCCACAGAGCCCGAGACCCTCATCCCCCTGGTGAACTTCTCTCAGGTGGAAAAGGTGTGTGAGGCCAGTGGTGAGCTGGGAGCCGCAGGCAGGTGTCACGGAGTGTGGCCTCTGCTGTGCATGGTGGGTTAATGATGGCTGCGGGGCTGGGTACCTGTGCATCTGGGGGTGTGGGGATAATGCCTACCTGTTCCTCCAGGTGGTTCTGCTTGGAGACCACAAGCAGCTTCGGCCTGTGGTCAAGAATGAGCAGCTGCAGAACCTGGGGCTGGACCGGTCCCTCTTTGAGAGGTATCACCGGGATGCCTACATGCTGGATACACAGTACCGCATGGTAAGgccatcccagcctctgc is a window from the Manis javanica isolate MJ-LG chromosome 5, MJ_LKY, whole genome shotgun sequence genome containing:
- the HELZ2 gene encoding 3'-5' exoribonuclease HELZ2 isoform X2; the encoded protein is MPPGRARPAADMVSPGSGPPPSSPMATEQLLAQLCARVDLRLGCSRCTQRINESTCLLRAVEHSCAHEILLARLKRTTQSGDWHEVAHRPSFPRPARYQVCRYYSPGLGCRRHHNRCTFAWSPEEALVWTFERQHGVGRLWLKAAVQGGRAQGEPRGPADAIRAEFGGHFQLLCSHCFRHCPPHLCPVDPQGRCPKHGACPSLLTHVSTEGHHKQQVVEVRLHPQYGQPLAYCKFLGRGRPCRHGASRCHYAHSAVEMAVWEAEQLSGLQRGDLLTPPAPQGAGHTAPCGQLPGVQLYCHACLVTCHSQEAFENHCSSLEHMQMVALDQVVLWKHRSPPTGLSTFELCPRPALCEYGDVCTKAHSEAELQEWVQRARNTELWEQAAWREGLVPYQARLLAEYQRSSSEVLVLAEAVNGVSVSCGQPLLHQTQKKRTQHSWTFTIHSEEPLLHVALLKQEPGADFSLVAPCLPLGQLYAQGERFRVPDCPAVFRVGVHVQSTSFGTFEQWVVFDFGRRPALLRKLELQLGQAPCLGLSGRAAPSHTEELELWNTGNRHVVPDVELTPEQAALMAKYKVPTLALEFRRGGLAPCPISRTNYRQRMHQFLYEEEAVQQQLVARLNLRGPVSLKTAVQTPALGMLFPLPGGLYAEVCIPSSMTPDTDQGFLLSRAVSTALVAPVPAPDNTVFEVRLETRASSEEKFWLQLPAHCCSALGLQSETSPVLEVQFQINPLTFRFWHQAVDALPEERLVVPDLQACALPRPQPTLPTLHGNPKQKLAVAFIMGSSPGGAQPVAPLLIYGPFGTGKTYTLAMASLEVIRQPHTKVLICTHTNSAADIYIEEHFHGYVSSGHPEAAPLRVMYTDRPPSQTDATTLQYCCLTADRRAFRPPTRAELEQHRVVVTTTSQARELRVPAGFFSHILVDEAAQMLECEALTPLRYASPSTRVVLAGDHMQVTPRLFSVARAQAAGHTLLHRMFQHYQQQPHEAARRSRIVFHENYRSTAAIIGFISRHFYVAKGNPIHASGKVPRHPRHYPLMFCHVAGKPERDMSMTSWLNTAEIVQVVEKVQEVYETWPRCWGTREQRHICAVSHGAQVSALRQELRKRDLGQVSVGSFEILPGREFRVVVLSTVHNHQSLQSRGAPALEFFTDARVLNTVMTRAQSQVVAVGDAVALCSYGACSKLWKSYIRECVEHHSVCPEGLSLEQIEQGVAHRQRWAHCQQPAALPGEGSVAAVARDTVPEERAAGDPAKEHVATAKVEQGAVAKGCAFLSRILAAGGAAAPKAEAGDTASASVAARCPAVGEAATVHAESGDAASAGTGSTAPANTMAGLMAPESRGPEDPEDTEDSKSDFWPSDGELNADDSILQELLDEAQKVMVTVREDGLLDTIARPASPLQARQYVNLPWATLQRLLHTQPELYHRCAFVQETFERATAIPLDNVGPGPIQVRGRLRCGMAFTGDEVLVKVLGGNGGPAGRLQGCVVGVLKRKCRQLAFVCRMDEWDPRIMTPLDSSVPKIFVAELKDPLQVPIYRLLQGRMQRVGYERLTAEARHSRLFWVRVVLWQERFYYPLGIVLEVLPEATSWEQGLHILDLEFGLREPSPDPALVSKALQKQSTELSRAPGCREDCRGFLTFTVDPQGACNLDDALSVRDLGPRYEVAVHIADVATSVPRDGALDVKARRQGTVFYAPNREPVPMLPADLCQDVLSLLPGQDRLAISLFLTVEKSSDQVKSLRFAPSVIRSDRQLSYEEAEQVIKGHPGAGLELPAHLDSMDACLVAACHLSRVLRRRRLEADCHYEQPDEDSALGFRTAHVMVKEYMIQFNSLVAEFLVGSKSTQTVTPLRCQPAPSSHQLEALCRKHGELVPLSLHLRHHLHGCGPANTQLCLLASVWRHLQLAARAQDLDWLVDVITTDDMHPSLAPVSLDFRKALGRSAFRRSAEGEQQAAGHYSLQVDWYTWATSPIRRYLDLVVQRQMLLALGQGGSIYSAREIDGLCQDFSHQHARAQSYQRQACSLHLALQLKAQPRSKLGFTVDMEAGARCFKLLFPANHESLPDPCPVHYRSLQLAEHPQDLVSRPGVKLTWRRRIYSLREDGPCPPLPGTLRNPHVWPIDAALWQQLLELVEEQRWPEAAALVREQGATGPGPWELGRVWRSRCGHFVEVARELGGGDTLQVQLNATVRRGFLVPALQLWTVTPGLSLCLEHMERPGHCFLGCTPKAGRDLCHNVEEYICTWGPFSCLESATSAVAENDSITLQHVSMSWAVERATSGQLQGSFCLEAAFLREHCIDISFGHCYLCIRLEGLPAMLDGGGPPAGRPSNLSPALNIDPDTYTWVAHGLTEDRDPKEGRADQQEAPRQVHFLIHHMAMEKVPEEVLRPGTLFTIEVLPKQLPDIRKEEAVRRLKSASSLVISIALGRPIPPPRHLPHQRALRRGRWGPSSATPSRFLELQSFNIPGGRHKLNPSQNGAVREALKKRFTVIQGPPGTGKTVVGFHIVWWFHKSNEEHVPSCGPPSREKQLGGPCILYCGPSNKSVDVVAGLLLSRKAELRPLRVYSEQAEATEFPVPGTGSRGPPKKTPREGRPNQALRSISLHHRIRGACNPYAPDIKAFDARLQKGEIFSSEDLSWYRKVLGKARRFEVDRHRVILCTCSCAALASLKSLDVRQILVDEAGMATEPETLIPLVNFSQVEKVVLLGDHKQLRPVVKNEQLQNLGLDRSLFERYHRDAYMLDTQYRMHEGICTFPSMEFYNNKLKTWQGLRRPPSVLGHAGKESCPVIFGHVQGHEQSLLVSTDEGNENSKANLEEVAEVVRIAKQLTLGRTVNPKDIAILTPYNAQVAEISKSLMREGVTGVTVCSITKSQGSEWHYVLVSTVRTCPESDVDQRPTKSWLKRFLGFLVDPHQVNVAITRAQEGLCLIGDHLLLRCCPLWRRLLDFCEAQQSLVPADQVRVRQRPAVPS
- the HELZ2 gene encoding 3'-5' exoribonuclease HELZ2 isoform X6, which encodes MPPGRARPAADMVSPGSGPPPSSPMATEQLLAQLCARVDLRLGCSRCTQRINESTCLLRAVEHSCAHEILLARLKRTTQSGDWHEVAHRPSFPRPARYQVCRYYSPGLGCRRHHNRCTFAWSPEEALVWTFERQHGVGRLWLKAAVQGGRAQGEPRGPADAIRAEFGGHFQLLCSHCFRHCPPHLCPVDPQGRCPKHGACPSLLTHVSTEGHHKQQVVEVRLHPQYGQPLAYCKFLGRGRPCRHGASRCHYAHSAVEMAVWEAEQLSGLQRGDLLTPPAPQGAGHTAPCGQLPGVQLYCHACLVTCHSQEAFENHCSSLEHMQMVALDQVVLWKHRSPPTGLSTFELCPRPALCEYGDVCTKAHSEAELQEWVQRARNTELWEQAAWREGLVPYQARLLAEYQRSSSEVLVLAEAVNGVSVSCGQPLLHQTQKKRTQHSWTFTIHSEEPLLHVALLKQEPGADFSLVAPCLPLGQLYAQGERFRVPDCPAVFRVGVHVQSTSFGTFEQWVVFDFGRRPALLRKLELQLGQAPCLGLSGRAAPSHTEELELWNTGNRHVVPDVELTPEQAALMAKYKVPTLALEFRRGGLAPCPISRTNYRQRMHQFLYEEEAVQQQLVARLNLRGPVSLKTAVQTPALGMLFPLPGGLYAEVCIPSSMTPDTDQGFLLSRAVSTALVAPVPAPDNTVFEVRLETRASSEEKFWLQLPAHCCSALGLQSETSPVLEVQFQINPLTFRFWHQAVDALPEERLVVPDLQACALPRPQPTLPTLHGNPKQKLAVAFIMGSSPGGAQPVAPLLIYGPFGTGKTYTLAMASLEVIRQPHTKVLICTHTNSAADIYIEEHFHGYVSSGHPEAAPLRVMYTDRPPSQTDATTLQYCCLTADRRAFRPPTRAELEQHRVVVTTTSQARELRVPAGFFSHILVDEAAQMLECEALTPLRYASPSTRVVLAGDHMQVTPRLFSVARAQAAGHTLLHRMFQHYQQQPHEAARRSRIVFHENYRSTAAIIGFISRHFYVAKGNPIHASGKVPRHPRHYPLMFCHVAGKPERDMSMTSWLNTAEIVQVVEKVQEVYETWPRCWGTREQRHICAVSHGAQVSALRQELRKRDLGQVSVGSFEILPGREFRVVVLSTVHNHQSLQSRGAPALEFFTDARVLNTVMTRAQSQVVAVGDAVALCSYGACSKLWKSYIRECVEHHSVCPEGLSLEQIEQGVAHRQRWAHCQQPAALPGEGSVAAVARDTVPEERAAGDPAKEHVATAKVEQGAVAKGCAFLSRILAAGGAAAPKAEAGDTASASVAARCPAVGEAATVHAESGDAASAGTGSTAPANTMAGLMAPESRGPEDPEDTEDSKSDFWPSDGELNADDSILQELLDEAQKVMVTVREDGLLDTIARPASPLQARQYVNLPWATLQRLLHTQPELYHRCAFVQETFERATAIPLDNVGPGPIQVRGRLRCGMAFTGDEVLVKVLGGNGGPAGRLQGCVVGVLKRKCRQLAFVCRMDEWDPRIMTPLDSSVPKIFVAELKDPLQVPIYRLLQGRMQRVGYERLTAEARHSRLFWVRVVLWQERFYYPLGIVLEVLPEATSWEQGLHILDLEFGLREPSPDPALVSKALQKQSTELSRAPGCREDCRGFLTFTVDPQGACNLDDALSVRDLGPRYEVAVHIADVATSVPRDGALDVKARRQGTVFYAPNREPVPMLPADLCQDVLSLLPGQDRLAISLFLTVEKSSDQVKSLRFAPSVIRSDRQLSYEEAEQVIKGHPGAGLELPAHLDSMDACLVAACHLSRVLRRRRLEADCHYEQPDEDSALGFRTAHVMVKEYMIQFNSLVAEFLVGSKSTQTVTPLRCQPAPSSHQLEALCRKHGELVPLSLHLRHHLHGCGPANTQLCLLASVWRHLQLAARAQDLDWLVDVITTDDMHPSLAPVSLDFRKALGRSAFRRSAEGEQQAAGHYSLQVDWYTWATSPIRRYLDLVVQRQMLLALGQGGSIYSAREIDGLCQDFSHQHARAQSYQRQACSLHLALQLKAQPRSKLGFTVDMEAGARCFKLLFPANHESLPDPCPVHYRSLQLAEHPQDLVSRPGVKLTWRRRIYSLREDGPCPPLPGTLRNPHVWPIDAALWQQLLELVEEQRWPEAAALVREQGATGPGPWELGRVWRSRCGHFVEVARELGGGDTLQVQLNATVRRGFLVPALQLWTVTPGLSLCLEHMERPGHCFLGCTPKAGRDLCHNVEEYICTWGPFSCLESATSAVAENDSITLQHVSMSWAVERATSGQLQGSFCLEAAFLREHCIDISFGHCYLCIRLEGLPAMLDGGGPPAGRPSNLSPALNIDPDTYTWVAHGLTEDRDPKEGRADQQEAPRQVHFLIHHMAMEKVPEEVLRPGTLFTIEVLPKQLPDIALCPSRKEEAVRRLKSASSLVISIALGRPIPPPRHLPHQRALRRGRWGPSSATPSRFLELQSFNIPGGRHKLNPSQNGAVREALKKRFTVIQGPPGTGKTVVGFHIVWWFHKSNEEHVPSCGPPSREKQLGGPCILYCGPSNKSISLHHRIRGACNPYAPDIKAFDARLQKGEIFSSEDLSWYRKVLGKARRFEVDRHRVILCTCSCAALASLKSLDVRQILVDEAGMATEPETLIPLVNFSQVEKVVLLGDHKQLRPVVKNEQLQNLGLDRSLFERYHRDAYMLDTQYRMHEGICTFPSMEFYNNKLKTWQGLRRPPSVLGHAGKESCPVIFGHVQGHEQSLLVSTDEGNENSKANLEEVAEVVRIAKQLTLGRTVNPKDIAILTPYNAQVAEISKSLMREGVTGVTVCSITKSQGSEWHYVLVSTVRTCPESDVDQRPTKSWLKRFLGFLVDPHQVNVAITRAQEGLCLIGDHLLLRCCPLWRRLLDFCEAQQSLVPADQVRVRQRPAVPS